The region TCGTATAACCGGACTCGGCCAGTATCTTCATAATGGCTAATGCATTCAGTTTGTTGTTCGCTTTGTTCGAAAAACAAACCATCAAAAATTGTTCCGAGGGTATACTCACAACGTAATTATTGAACCCACAGGTACTACCGGAGTGAAACAGCGTTAAACTCCCGTGCTGCCGATAAAACCAGCCAGCTCCGTAAAAGCTATCGCTCGTTTGCGGAATCGCCTTGCCCGTTCGTGCCAGCGCGGCCTTTATGTCAAGTAGTTTATTGGTTTCAAGCGCGGCTATCCATTTCTGATAGTCGGTGAGGGAGGTGTATATGCCCCCATCACCCTTGGTTGCACTCGTCACACTTTGATCCGAGAAAACGAATTTTCCACCCTCTTCCCGGTAGCCCATTGCCCGGTTTCTAATCGGCTTCCCGGCTTCATAAACCGTCGACTGACTCATATGCAACGGCTGAAAAATCCGCTGTTTAATGAATGACGCAAACGACTTCCCGGAAACCCGTTCAACAACCAACGCCAGCAGACAGTAAGCCGAATTACTATACCGAAACTGCGTACCCGGCTCGAAATAAAGCGAGTCGCGGTTTTTGATCAGCGTCAGCACGTCGGCATCCAGCAGTTGTTCCCGTTGTTGTGGGTTCATCACCGCTTCATAATCGAGAATACCTGACGTGTGCGTCAGCAAGTGGCGGATTTGTACTTTTTTCCCAACCAGCGGGTTGAAATCCGGGAAGAAACGGGTTAGTGGATCATCGACCGATAGCTTTCCGTCTTTTTCCAGCAATAGAATGCTCATGGCCGTAAACTGTTTGGAAACAGAGGCCATCCGGAAGTTGGTTTCGGGCGTAATACGTGCCTTCGTTTCAGCATTTGCCAGTCCGTAACCGTTTCTGTAGATCGTTTTTCCATTTATCCGGACCAGCAGAGCGGCTCCCGGCCCGGTCGGTGCGTTCATTGACCGCATCACGGAGTCGAGCCGCTGCGGCACTTGCGCCATCGTTGACAGGGTCATAAACAGAAATCCCGCCAGCAAAATCAGTTTCATTGGCCTTACCAGAACTTGGTGTACAGAACCGCCAGAATAGCCAGAATCCCAATCGACCCGATGATGAATGACGGCGTTACCCGGAACATCTGCTTGTCTACAATAACGCTTTTCCCGGTTCTATACCCGGCCGGATCGGTGAGCGACACGACGACCATCAGGACAATATCGATGCAGAACACAATCGTTGTGCGGTGCAAAAAGGGAATGGTGTCGACCTGCACATCGAACAAGCCCATCACTTCCGGCCAGAATTTAAGCAGCGTCGAGAAGGGAATGGTCAGGATTGCCACCGTCATGGCGGCCCGGTTAGTGGCCCGTTTCCAGAAAAAGCCCAGCAGGAAGATAGCAAATACGCCCGGCGTAATGAAGTTAGTATACTCCTGAATGTACTGATATACCTGATCGAGCGACCGCAGCATGGGCGCCAGCAAAATGGCCACGGCAAACGACGCGACAATGGCCCACCGACCTACGTTGACCAGCTTCTGCTCCGACGCCGACTTATCAATGTATTTTTTGTACAGATCGAGTGTAAAGATCGTCGAGATCGAGTTGCATTTGCCCGCCAGTGAGGCAACAACAGCCGCCGTCAGAGCCGCAAAGGCTAGCCCTTTCATTCCGATTGGTAACAGATTCATCAACACCGGATAGGCATGGTCGGGCTTCACAACGCCCGATGCATCGGTCATGGCATCGTGAAAGGGGCCACTCTGGTACAAGACAAAGGCAGCGATACCGGGAATAACGACAATAACCGGAATAAACAGCTTCAGGAAAGCCGCAAACAGAATACCGGAACGGGCCGTCTTCAGGTCGGCCCCCAGCGCCCGTTGAACGATGTATTGATTACAACCCCAGTACGACAGATTATTGATCCACATCCCCCCCGTAACCAAGGCCATACCGGGTAAAACCTCGTAATGCGGGTGCCCTTTCGGAAAAAACATGTGAAAATGGCTGTCGGCGTGTTCTTTAATCGTGACTAAGCCCGTCCAGACTCCCGAAATACCCGACTCCTGCGCCACAAGCTGCAGGGCCAGATAGGTAACAACCAAACCGCCAAAAATCAATACAACCACCTGAATAACATCGGTATAGCCAATTACCTTCATACCGCCCAGGGTGATAAAAATAGCGAACAGAGCCAGTCCAATCGTGCAGGTCGTGAACGAAATGCCTACCAGCGACTCAATGGCAATAGCCCCCAGGTACAAAATAGACGTTAGGTTCACCAGCACGTAAACCACCAGCCAGAACACCGCCAAAATGGTGCTCACGGTATCGCTATACCGCTGCGCCAGAAATTGCGGCATGGTGTAAATATGATTTCGGAGGTAAATCGGAATGAAGAATACCGCGACAATAATCAGCGTAGCCGCTGCAAACCATTCGTAGGACGATATAGCCAGGCCCATGGCAAAGCCGGAACCCGCCATGCCAATAAAGTGCTCGGCCGAGATGTTGGACGCAATTAACGAAGCCCCAATGGCCCACCAGGTCAACGACCCTTCGGCCAGAAAAAAGTCGGTCGTGTTCATCTGGGCTTGGCGTTTTCGCTGGTAAACCCAGTAACCATACCCAACAACAATAATGAAGTAAACGAAGAAAACGATGTAATCGGCCGTAGCGAGGTGATTCATGCAGTAAGTACAAAAAAACGGGGTGTCTTGCCACTAAAGCAAGACACCCCGTTTTTTCTAATGTATAGTCTCTAGTCGTGACCTTTGTAAGCTATTATATCTTACTGAAATCGAACGTTTCCAGGAAGGCGGTTGTAAACTGACCAGACTGAAATTTAGGATCGTCCATCAATCGGATGTGGAACGGTATCGTGGTTTTAATGCCTTCGATAACGAATTCCTGCAACGCCCGCTTCATCCGCGTAATGACCTCTTCCCGCGATTGACCCGACACGATCAGCTTGGCAATCATCGAGTCGTAGTTTGGAGGAATAGTATAGCCGCTGTACACGTGGCTATCGATCCGAACACCATGCCCGCCGGGGAAATGCAGGTTCGTGATTTTGCCCGGCGATGGCCGGAACCCGTTGGCTGGGTCCTCAGCATTGATCCGGCACTCCATCGCGTATAATTTCGGGGTGTAGTTGCGACCCGAAATTTCAGCCCCAGCGGCTACTTTAATTTGTTCTTTGATCAGGTCAAAATCCGTTACCTCCTCGGTAATGGGGTGCTCCACCTGAATCCGGGTATTCATCTCCATGAAGTAGAAATCCCCATGCTTGTCGACCAGAAATTCAACCGTTCCGGCTCCTTCGTAGCCGATGGCCTGCGCTCCTTTGATAGCCGCAGCGCCCATCTTCTCCCGAAGTTCGGGCGACACAACCGGTGAGGGTGTCTCTTCAATCAACTTCTGATGCCGACGCTGAATGGAACAATCCCGCTCCGACAGGTGGCACACTTTACCGTACTGGTCGCCAACGATCTGAATCTCGATGTGGCGGGGTTCTTCAACGAATTTCTCCAGATACAAACCATCGTTACCGAAAGCCGCACCGGCTTCGGTACGAGCGTCGTTCCAGGCTTTTTCGAATTCGTCTTCCGACCGAACGATCCGCATACCACGTCCACCACCACCGGCGGTAGCTTTCACGATAACCGGATAACCCATTTCGGTGGATAACCGCTTACCCTGTTCTACCGATTCGAGCAAACCATCAGAACCGGGAATAACCGGAACGCCAGCGGCTTTCATCGTGGCTTTGGCCGTCGACTTATCGCCCATACCGTTAATCTGCTCGGCAGTAGCACCAATAAATTTGATACCGTAGTCGGCGCAAATCTGAGAAAATTCAGCGTTTTCGGAGAGGAACCCATAGCCGGGGTGAATGGCATCGGCACCGGTTACCTCGGCCGCCGAGATGATACTGGGAATACTCAGATATGATTGTTTGCTGATGGGCGGGCCAATGCAAACGGCCTCATCGGCGAAACGTACGTGCAGGCTATCGCGGTCGGCGGTCGAGTAGACGGCCACCGTCTTGATACCCATTTCACGGCACGTCCGGATAATCCGCAACGCGATCTCTCCCCGATTGGCGATTAATATTTTCTTGAACATGATTATAAGAGCGAAAGAGCGAGAGAGTGAAAGAGCGAAAGAGCGAAAGAGCGAAAACAGTTTGAACTAGTGTTTCACTCTTTCGCTCTCTCACTCTTCCGCTCTTTCACCATTTAGATGGGTTCTACCAAAAACAGCGGCTGGTCGTATTCGACTGGCGTGGCGTTCTCAACAAGAATTTTCACAATGCGGCCCGAAACTTCCGACTCGATTTCGTTGAAGAGTTTCATGGCTTCAATGATACAAACCACTTTGCCTTCACTAACAGCATCGCCAACTTCAACGAACATCGGCGATTCAGGGCTGGCCGACCGGTAGAATGTACCAATCATTGGCGACTTGATCGTGATGTAGTTCGAGGTGTCCGCTTTGGGAGCTACCGGGGCAGCAACGGGTGCTGCAGGAGCGGCTACCGCTTGTTGCACAAGGGCCGGTGCTACAGCTACCGGGGCAGCTGCTGGTGCGGCCACGACTGGTGCGCCGGAACCATAACGCTTGACGCTGATTTTCAGGTCAGTTGTTTCGATGTTAACCTCGTCTAGACCAGATTGCGAGATGAAGTCGATAAGTTGCTGTATGTCTTGTGTGCTCATAGTTCAGGAGTGAGAAGCGAGGAGTGAGGAGTGAGGATCAGAGCCAGACATGGTGTCTTCTCACTCCTCGCTTCCCGCTCCTAACTCCTCGGTTATTTCACTCGTTCTACGTAATCTCGGGTACGGGTATCAACGCGGATTTTCTGACCGGATTCAATAAAGAGGGGCACCATGATTTTAGCTCCCGACTCTACTTCAACCCGCTTTTTAGGGCTGTTGGCGGTATCACCTTTAATGCCCGGCTCGGCGTAGGTCACTTCCAATTCAACGAATGGAGGCAACTCGCACGAAAGTGGTGTATCGCTGTCAGCATTTATCAAAATTTCAACTTCCTGACCTTCTTTCATCAGATCGGCACCATCCACGAGTTTTTCGTCTAGGTTAATCTGATCAAACGATTCCTGGTCCATAAAGTTAAAACCGGCTTCGTCTTTGTAAAGGTATTGGAATTTCCGACGCTCTACACGAACGGGATAAATTGTCGCCCCTGAGTTGAAGGTGTTGTCAATTACCCGGCCTGTTGTCAGGCTTTTCAATTTCGTACGAACGAAAGCGGCACCTTTGCCTGGCTTTACGTGCTGAAATTCAGTTATTTGAAATAGATCGTTGTTGTAATTAAGAACCAATCCGTTACGGATATCTGCGGTCGTTGCCATGTTTGAAATGTATGAAGTAAGATGTATGATGTATGATGCAGGCGGCTGGTTTAAGCAGATATCCTACATCCTATATCATACATAAAATTAATACGCCCATTTTACGTAGGCGGCTCCCCAGGTGAAGCCCCCGCCAAACGCTGCCAGTACCAGGTTATCGCCTTTATTCAACTGCGACTCGTAGTCAAACAGGCAGAGCGGAATGGTAGCGGCTGTCGTATTGCCGTATTTATGGATATTCATCATTACTTTATCAGACTGAATACCCATTCGATGCGCAGTGGCGTCGATAATGCGTTTGTTTGCCTGGTGCGGTACCAGCCAGGCAACATCGCTGCCGGACAAGTGGTTACGCTCCATAATTTCGGCGGACACATCGGCCATGTTTTTCACGGCAAATTTAAAGACCGACGGCCCATCCTGATATACGTAGTGCAGGCGTTTTTCGACGGTCTCATGCGTGGGCGGGTAGCGGCTGCCACCGGCTTTCTGAAACAAATGATTTTGCCCCACACCGTCCGACTTGATCAGGGTATCCAGAATACCAAAGCCATCGGCGTTGGGTTCGAGCATAACAGCCCCGGCACCATCGCCGAAAAGTACGCAGGTCGTCCGATCCGTATAATCCGTGATGGCCGACATTTTATCGGCACCAACAACGATTACCTTCTTATATTTCCCGGTTTCGATAAACTGAGAACCTACCGTGAGGGCATATAAGAAGCCGGAGCAGGCGGCCTGAATATCGAAGCTGCCCACGTTTCGAATACCGACCATGTCGCAGATAAGATTGGCCGTACACGGAAACAGATAGTCGGGCGTAGTTGTCGCACAGATCAGCAGATCGACCTCTTCGGGTTTTATAGCCAGCTTTTCGAGCAAACCTGCCACAGCTTTTGCCCCCATATGCGACGACCCCATGCCTTCGCCTTTCAGAATATGCCGTTCTTTAATACCCGTTCGGCTGGTAATCCACTCATCATTGGTATCTACCATACGCTCCAATTCGGCATTGGTCAGTATGTAGTCTGGAACGTAGCCGTGGATTCCAGTTATGGCAGCTTTACTCATAGGAGATAGTACAATTATCAATAAACAGTATCTGTGGTCAGTTCGTAATAAAGCAGCCGGGAACCCCGCTGGCTATACACCGATGCCCGCCATAGTTAGCTGAGTGCCTGTGCAATTTTCGTGTAAGCGTCGGACTCCACCTGCCGGATGGCCAGACCAATCATGTTTTTAATCGCTAACGGCGATGAGATACCATGAGCAATAATCACGTTGCCATTAACCCCCAGAATTGGACTTCCACCAACCGATTCATAGTTGGTTTTATCTAAAAACTCGTCGCTGAGGCCACGTTGTGCGGCTACTTTATAGAACGACTCGCCCAGCTTAAACATCGTGTTTCCGGTAAAACCGTCGGTAATTATCACATCGGCATGTCCACCGAAGAAATCTCCGCCTTCAATATTACCGATAAAATTAATCCTATGGTTTTCTTTCAGAAGCTGATGGGCCGCCTGCGCTACCAAAGAGCCTTTCTGCTCTTCAGAACCAATGTTCATGAGCGCCACGCGTGGTTTGTCGATGTTAAATGTCGACTGGGCGTAGATAGACCCGATATGGCCGAATTGAGCAAGCATTTCGGGCTTACAGTCGGCGTTGGCCCCAATGTCGAGCATAACGGCATAGCCGCCGGTCAACTGCGGAACGAATCCCGCGATACATGGCCGGAGTATGCCCTCAATAGCTTTTATGCTGAACAAGGCGCCCACGTGCATGGCACCCGTATTACCGGCGCTGCAAAACGCCTGAACTTTACCTTCTTTCAAAAGTTTAAACCCAACCCCGATACTGGAATTGGGTTTCTGCGAGAGCGCCTTGGTTGGGTGCTCACTCATATCAATAACATCATCGGCGTTCACCAATTCGATATTGGCAACGGCCTCAGCGTTATGTTTCTTGATTAACTCCTGCATTATAGCCTGCTTGCCAATCAGCACAATGGCTACATTTTCCGGCAATTCAGCAGCGGCCATCAAGACTCCCTCTATAATAGCGTCGGGAGCGAAATCGCCACCCATTGCGTCCACTGCAATTTTCATTGACTCCGTTTGTTCAATTCCCCCCAGTCAAACTGGATTTTTTTACTAAATACGCGTAAAAATAGGGAGGTGACAGGCAATAAAAAAGTATTTCACGTTCATCTTCGGAAAGACGTCAGCGAAATACTTTTCAAAAATGGGCGAGATTTAAGCCGTTTTCGCGTAATTCTCGATGATCATTTGTCCTTTATAGAACAGGTTGCCTTCAAAAACGTGGGCATGATGCCGCTCGTGAACTTCGCCGGTTTGGGCGTCGGTTGAAAGCGCTACAGGCGTAGCCTTGTAATGCGTTCTGCGCTTGTCGCGCCGGGTGCTGGAGTGGCGTCGTTTGGGGTGTGCCATATCAGTTTACAGTTGTCAGTTATCAGTTTTCGGTCAGCGCCTACAAGCCCTGTCCGTTTAATTATCACTCAGTTTTCGCAGAGCGGCCCAGCGAGGATCTACATCCGTCTGGTCGTCTGCATCGTCATTACTCGTTGCGGTATCAGAACTATAAATGAGCTTGCCGTTCTGGTCATCGCTGTCCTGGTCGTCTTCATCCCTATACCGGGGGTGGAGCCGCTTCATGGGCAACGACAGGCTTATGAACTCAAAAATGTAGCGGGCTACATTAATGGTTGACGTATTGCGCTCAATGAGTTCAATTTCGTCACTCAGCTCTTCGTTGTGGTCGCCAAACTTCAGCAGCATTGTCTGCCGGGTGTCGACCGGTTCATCATATTCATCGAGGCTACGGTCGCACGTTTGTTCGACGGTACCTACGATGTGAAAGTCCAGCCGGATCATGGTTTCTGACTTCTCCAGCACCAGATGCGTCTGAACGTTGCCTGCTTTGATCAACTCCTGCTCAAGCGCAGCAAAAAACGCAGTGTCCGATGTAAAATCGTACTCATGGCGTTTGTTGTCAAGGCCGACAATGTGTATGTCGTATGCGCGTAATGGGTTCACCTCGTATCTCCTCCTCAAAAATAAGACCGCAAAGGTACGAAACGTTTGTGAATCAGGAAAGTGATGAGCGAAAAAAGGTTTTTACTGGTTGATTTATCCGTTTTATAACGGACTTTTAGGCAATTCGCTATGATCCTGACCCTTGCTACCGTTACATCTCTGGCCGTTCTGACGCGCATTGTGGTCAATCCGCTTCAGAATGTCTTCCAAAAACAGCTGACGCAACGGCTGGTCGACCCGTTATTTATTATGTCGGCAACATACGGAGGGCTAACAATCGCTTGCCTGTCTGCCTGGCCGCAACTCCAGTTTGCTGGTCTGCCGACGGCGTTTTGGCAGACGATGGTGGTGACCAGTTTATTTGCCATGTTCGGGAACGTCTTCCTGGTTCGGGCAATAGGTCTGGGCGATTTGTCGGTATTGGGACCAATCAATGCCTATAAAGCGGTCGTCGGCATGGTGTTCAGCATTTTCCTGCTGCACGAAATTCCGGGCTGGTGGGGCTTGGTGGGTATTCTGCTGATCATTGCCGGTAGTTATGTCGTG is a window of Spirosoma linguale DSM 74 DNA encoding:
- a CDS encoding protein of unknown function DUF177 (PFAM: protein of unknown function DUF177~KEGG: hypothetical protein), whose protein sequence is MNPLRAYDIHIVGLDNKRHEYDFTSDTAFFAALEQELIKAGNVQTHLVLEKSETMIRLDFHIVGTVEQTCDRSLDEYDEPVDTRQTMLLKFGDHNEELSDEIELIERNTSTINVARYIFEFISLSLPMKRLHPRYRDEDDQDSDDQNGKLIYSSDTATSNDDADDQTDVDPRWAALRKLSDN
- a CDS encoding acetyl-CoA carboxylase, biotin carboxylase (TIGRFAM: acetyl-CoA carboxylase, biotin carboxylase~PFAM: Carbamoyl-phosphate synthase L chain ATP- binding; biotin carboxylase domain protein; ATP-dependent carboxylate-amine ligase domain protein ATP-grasp; Carbamoyl-phosphate synthetase large chain domain protein~KEGG: gsu:GSU2019 acetyl-CoA carboxylase, biotin carboxylase); this translates as MFKKILIANRGEIALRIIRTCREMGIKTVAVYSTADRDSLHVRFADEAVCIGPPISKQSYLSIPSIISAAEVTGADAIHPGYGFLSENAEFSQICADYGIKFIGATAEQINGMGDKSTAKATMKAAGVPVIPGSDGLLESVEQGKRLSTEMGYPVIVKATAGGGGRGMRIVRSEDEFEKAWNDARTEAGAAFGNDGLYLEKFVEEPRHIEIQIVGDQYGKVCHLSERDCSIQRRHQKLIEETPSPVVSPELREKMGAAAIKGAQAIGYEGAGTVEFLVDKHGDFYFMEMNTRIQVEHPITEEVTDFDLIKEQIKVAAGAEISGRNYTPKLYAMECRINAEDPANGFRPSPGKITNLHFPGGHGVRIDSHVYSGYTIPPNYDSMIAKLIVSGQSREEVITRMKRALQEFVIEGIKTTIPFHIRLMDDPKFQSGQFTTAFLETFDFSKI
- a CDS encoding translation elongation factor P (TIGRFAM: translation elongation factor P~PFAM: Elongation factor P ; Elongation factor P/YeiP protein; Elongation factor KOW domain protein~KEGG: dde:Dde_1953 translation elongation factor P (EF-P)): MATTADIRNGLVLNYNNDLFQITEFQHVKPGKGAAFVRTKLKSLTTGRVIDNTFNSGATIYPVRVERRKFQYLYKDEAGFNFMDQESFDQINLDEKLVDGADLMKEGQEVEILINADSDTPLSCELPPFVELEVTYAEPGIKGDTANSPKKRVEVESGAKIMVPLFIESGQKIRVDTRTRDYVERVK
- a CDS encoding ribosomal protein L32 (TIGRFAM: ribosomal protein L32~PFAM: ribosomal L32p protein~KEGG: maq:Maqu_1870 ribosomal protein L32); translation: MAHPKRRHSSTRRDKRRTHYKATPVALSTDAQTGEVHERHHAHVFEGNLFYKGQMIIENYAKTA
- a CDS encoding fatty acid/phospholipid synthesis protein PlsX (TIGRFAM: fatty acid/phospholipid synthesis protein PlsX~PFAM: fatty acid synthesis plsX protein~KEGG: nis:NIS_0398 putative glycerol-3-phosphate acyltransferase PlsX), whose protein sequence is MKIAVDAMGGDFAPDAIIEGVLMAAAELPENVAIVLIGKQAIMQELIKKHNAEAVANIELVNADDVIDMSEHPTKALSQKPNSSIGVGFKLLKEGKVQAFCSAGNTGAMHVGALFSIKAIEGILRPCIAGFVPQLTGGYAVMLDIGANADCKPEMLAQFGHIGSIYAQSTFNIDKPRVALMNIGSEEQKGSLVAQAAHQLLKENHRINFIGNIEGGDFFGGHADVIITDGFTGNTMFKLGESFYKVAAQRGLSDEFLDKTNYESVGGSPILGVNGNVIIAHGISSPLAIKNMIGLAIRQVESDAYTKIAQALS
- a CDS encoding SSS sodium solute transporter superfamily (TIGRFAM: SSS sodium solute transporter superfamily~PFAM: Na+/solute symporter~KEGG: vfm:VFMJ11_A0389 sodium/glucose cotransporter) — its product is MNHLATADYIVFFVYFIIVVGYGYWVYQRKRQAQMNTTDFFLAEGSLTWWAIGASLIASNISAEHFIGMAGSGFAMGLAISSYEWFAAATLIIVAVFFIPIYLRNHIYTMPQFLAQRYSDTVSTILAVFWLVVYVLVNLTSILYLGAIAIESLVGISFTTCTIGLALFAIFITLGGMKVIGYTDVIQVVVLIFGGLVVTYLALQLVAQESGISGVWTGLVTIKEHADSHFHMFFPKGHPHYEVLPGMALVTGGMWINNLSYWGCNQYIVQRALGADLKTARSGILFAAFLKLFIPVIVVIPGIAAFVLYQSGPFHDAMTDASGVVKPDHAYPVLMNLLPIGMKGLAFAALTAAVVASLAGKCNSISTIFTLDLYKKYIDKSASEQKLVNVGRWAIVASFAVAILLAPMLRSLDQVYQYIQEYTNFITPGVFAIFLLGFFWKRATNRAAMTVAILTIPFSTLLKFWPEVMGLFDVQVDTIPFLHRTTIVFCIDIVLMVVVSLTDPAGYRTGKSVIVDKQMFRVTPSFIIGSIGILAILAVLYTKFW
- a CDS encoding 3-oxoacyl-(acyl-carrier-protein) synthase III (KEGG: sfu:Sfum_0113 3-oxoacyl-(acyl-carrier- protein) synthase III~TIGRFAM: 3-oxoacyl-(acyl-carrier-protein) synthase III~PFAM: 3-Oxoacyl-[acyl-carrier-protein (ACP)] synthase III; 3-Oxoacyl-[acyl-carrier-protein (ACP)] synthase III domain protein), giving the protein MSKAAITGIHGYVPDYILTNAELERMVDTNDEWITSRTGIKERHILKGEGMGSSHMGAKAVAGLLEKLAIKPEEVDLLICATTTPDYLFPCTANLICDMVGIRNVGSFDIQAACSGFLYALTVGSQFIETGKYKKVIVVGADKMSAITDYTDRTTCVLFGDGAGAVMLEPNADGFGILDTLIKSDGVGQNHLFQKAGGSRYPPTHETVEKRLHYVYQDGPSVFKFAVKNMADVSAEIMERNHLSGSDVAWLVPHQANKRIIDATAHRMGIQSDKVMMNIHKYGNTTAATIPLCLFDYESQLNKGDNLVLAAFGGGFTWGAAYVKWAY
- a CDS encoding acetyl-CoA carboxylase, biotin carboxyl carrier protein (TIGRFAM: acetyl-CoA carboxylase, biotin carboxyl carrier protein~PFAM: biotin/lipoyl attachment domain-containing protein~KEGG: avn:Avin_06960 acetyl-CoA carboxylase, biotin carboxyl carrier protein) — its product is MSTQDIQQLIDFISQSGLDEVNIETTDLKISVKRYGSGAPVVAAPAAAPVAVAPALVQQAVAAPAAPVAAPVAPKADTSNYITIKSPMIGTFYRSASPESPMFVEVGDAVSEGKVVCIIEAMKLFNEIESEVSGRIVKILVENATPVEYDQPLFLVEPI
- a CDS encoding beta-lactamase (PFAM: beta-lactamase~KEGG: smt:Smal_2923 beta-lactamase), whose product is MKLILLAGFLFMTLSTMAQVPQRLDSVMRSMNAPTGPGAALLVRINGKTIYRNGYGLANAETKARITPETNFRMASVSKQFTAMSILLLEKDGKLSVDDPLTRFFPDFNPLVGKKVQIRHLLTHTSGILDYEAVMNPQQREQLLDADVLTLIKNRDSLYFEPGTQFRYSNSAYCLLALVVERVSGKSFASFIKQRIFQPLHMSQSTVYEAGKPIRNRAMGYREEGGKFVFSDQSVTSATKGDGGIYTSLTDYQKWIAALETNKLLDIKAALARTGKAIPQTSDSFYGAGWFYRQHGSLTLFHSGSTCGFNNYVVSIPSEQFLMVCFSNKANNKLNALAIMKILAESGYTKLADILTLDDLTQ